GTTGGCGCCTACCGCGAGCTGCCCGAGCGAGCCGCTGGACCGCGCCACATTGAGCCCGATCGCGGCCTGGATGCCCTCCGCCTTTCCGTGCGCCCAGTTGCCGCCCACGGCCAGTTGCGTGCCCGACATGTCGCCCCGCACCACGTTGGCGCCCAGGGCCAACTGCAACCCGTCCACCTTGTCCGTGGCCACGTTCGCGCCCAGGGCCATCGCCACGCCGTCCAGCCGCGCCATGCGGGACACGCCCATGGACACGGAGAGATGGTTGTCCACCGGCTCGCCGGCGTTCATCAGGTCATTCGTCTGGAGGCCGGGGAACAAGCCCACGTTGAAGAAGCGCGAGCGGTGCCCGCTGCCCGCCGCTGCGACGTCCGCCACGCCGGCGCCGGCGCCCGACGAAAGACTCGCCGGCAGGGGCCCACCGCCGCGCATGGCCGTCAGCTCCCCCTGCACCGCGCGGAAGGCGGAGGCCGCCAGCACGGTCCGGCCGCCCTCCCCCAGCTCGAACTCCGCCTGCGAGGTCTGGTCCAGCACCTTGCGCATCACCGAGTAACGGCCCTTCTGCAGCCCCAGCTCGGTGGTGCGGCCCGCGTACTTCTTCAGCTCCACCACCAGGCGTCCCTGGGAATCACGGACGTAGAGCCGCCCGTCCACCAGGTCCCCCAGGACGAGCACCGCGGCGGTGGAGCGCAGGTCCGTCATCACCAGGTCGCCCGTGCCCGCCAGCTCGATGTCATACGCGGGGTGCTGCGCCCCGGCCCGCGTCTCTTCCGTGCGGGCCAGCGTCTCGTGGAAGGCGAACTGGTAGGCCTCGTGCAGCGTCACCCGGCCGTCCCCTGAGACGTCCGCCGCGCCGCGCAGGCCGGACACCAGGTTGTGGGTGAAGAACGAGCCGCCGATGCGGTCGGACTCCTGGGACACCTCATCCTCGGAAGACGACGTGAGGATGGCATGGCCTCGCACCGCGGAGGACGCATCCACCATGAAGGCCGGACGCCGCACTCCGCCCTTCTGGCGGGCCAACGTGCCGGACGCGCACGAGTCCAGGATGGCGATGCGCACGTCGGCGGGAAGCGACTCCAGCGCCTTGCGCAGCTCGCGGTAGCCGAAGCGGTCCTTCTGGAGGAGCAGCCCCTGCTCGTCGGAGTGGCCCGAATAGTAGACGAGCGCCTCGATGCGCGTGCCCGGCGTGGTCGCCGCCGCCAGCATCGCCTTGAAGCGGACCAGGGCGGCCTCCAGCGCCGCGCGGTCGCCCTCCATCAGCAGCAGCTTGTCCTTCGGCTGCACCCCTCCGAGTTCCTCCAGCACGTCGCCGAACGAGCGCGCATCGGTGACGGCGTACCGGAGCCGGGCACGGCCCTCGCCCCCGTCGTTGACGCCCACCAGCAGCGCGAAGCGGCGCACCGACGCCTGCGGCGCCGAGGCCGAGGGCGCCGCGGCGGCCAGGGCGGGCACGAGCAGGAGCGAAAACAGGAGGGACCGCGTCATCACCGCACCTTTTCCAACGTGAAGGACGTCTGGCCCAGGGTATCCGGAAGTGGCAGCGGCAGGGTGCGCGCGTCGGTGGGCCGCCGGGCAAGCGCGCGCGCCGCCTCCAGGACCGACGCCACCTCCAGGGGGGCATCGGACGTCACGAAGAGGAAGCGCTCGAAGTCCGGCGCGTCATCGAGCTCGTAGGCATGGGTCAGCGGCACCGCCTCGCCGGGGCCCAGCTCCGTGCTTCCCGACAGCGTCGAGGGATGGTGCAGCGTCACGGCGCCGCGCCCATCCACCGACACCACGACACCATGGCGGCTTCCACCCGACACGTAGCTGAGTTGCAGGACGTCACCGCTGCGCGCCCGCGCCTGTTCACCGAGCAACTCCGGCTCGCCCGCGCCCTGCCGGTGGACCCGCAGGCGCGGCCCACCCTTGATGCGCACGGTGTCCAGCATCACGATGAGCGGCACCGGTGAATTGGACGGCTCCGGCTGCTCCTCCGGCGCGGACATGAAGAGCAGCGCCAGCGAGGCGGCCACGGGGACGCTGAGTGACAGCCCATGCCACCCTTGCGAGTTGCCGCGCCGCACCGTCTCCGTGCGGCCCTGGGACTCGCGCTCGCGCCGGGCCACCTCGGCGGCGACTTCGGCGGGCGGATGACGCGCCAGCGTCTGGCGGGAGTCCGCTTCCAGCCGAGCCAGCCTCGCGGCGCCACCGGGCTCGCGCTCGAGCCGGGCTCGCGCGGCGGACAGCGCCTCTGGCGGCAGTTCGCGCAGGATGATTCGCTCCAGAAGCCAGTCAGGGGTGCCAGGGGCCATGCGCAGTGCGTCTCCAGCGCGGCGAAAAGCCCTCGGTCCCGTGTCCTGCCGCCTCCGGCCTCGCGCGTCTCCTGGAACACCAGCCCCTCAAGAATCTGTCACCCGCCTCCGCTCACAGGGTGAGGACCATCAACTCCTCATCGAGGAACGTCTCCCCCACCTTCAGCGCGTTGGGCTCCACGCCATAGGTCCGGAACCCCAGTGAGCGGTACAGGGCGTGCGCGGGCGCGTTCCCCACCGAGACTGCGAGCAGCAGGCACTTGAGGCCGCCCATCTTCCGCGCCTCGTCGATGAGCGAGGTCAGCAACCGCCGGCCCACGCCTCGCGAGCGGACCTCCGGCGCCACGTACATGCCCCACACCACCGCCTTGTGCGCCAGCCGGGCCCGGGACTCGCGCTTCAGCCCCAACGCGCCCACGAGCTGCCCACCGTCGAAGGCGCCCAGGACACACTGAGACGCCCCCACCAGCCAGCCACGCACGGTCTCCAAGGACAGCGCCGCCTCCTCCTCCACCGAGGCCGCGAAGGACTCCGGGTTGTCCCGCAGCCCCCGCAGCCGCAGCGCCTTGAACGCCTCCGCGTCCTCCGCCACCAGCCTGCGGATGACGAGCTGCGTCGGTCCGGCGCCGTGGCCCTCCGCCTTCAGGAGCGCCGTGTACCCCGAGATGAAGTCCGGGTAGCGCGGCGCCCAGCCCAGCGATTTCAGGCGCGCGTTGGAGATGTCGCGGTCACCTCTCACCGTCTCGTTGAGCTGCTCCAGGGGAATGCGGGGCGGCATCGGCACGCCCAGGCGCTGGCTGAGCCAGGCCACTGGCTCCTCGGTGGGCGCGGAGCGGTCATCCGCGACGCAGTACAAGGCGCCGGGCTCGCCGCGCGTCAGCACCACGCGAATGGACTCCACCAGGTCATCGACGTAGATGCGGGAGATGCGTCCGCCGCCGCCTTCCGGCAGCCGGAGCGACCCCGACAGCAGGCGCGTGTGAATGCCGCGCCCGGGCCCGTAGATGCCGGCGATGCGCATCACCATGGCGCCCAGCGGCAGGTAACGCGACTCCGCCTCGATGCGCTCGCGCGACGACGGCGTGGACAGCTCCACCGGGGTTTCCTCGTCCACGTGGCCCCGCGCACGGCCATAGACGCCGGTGGAGGACAAGTAGACGAGCCGCGCTGGAACCTGGTCGGCCAGCGCCGAGGCGATGCGCGTGTCCAACCCCGCGTCGGGCGGCACCGAGACGACGACGTGAGCCCCCGCCGTGCGCGTCAGCGCATCTTCCAGGTCGGTGACGCGGGCCCCGGCGCGCTCCAGCTCGGCGCGGCGCGCGGCGTCGCGCGTGGCCGCCAACACGTCGCGCCCTGCGCGGGCCTCCGCCACGGCGAGCCGCGTGAGCGTGTACCCAGACCCCAGGAGGACGAGAGGAGGCATCATGTCCCCGCGATAGCGAGACCGCGGGGACAGTGCAAGCGACGGTTACGGCGCGCCTACAGCTCCGCGCTCGCGCGCGGGTCGATGATGCCGCACTCCTTGATTTTGTAGAGGAGCGCCTTGTAGCTGATGCGCAGCTTGGTGGCCGCGCGCCGCTTGTTCCACGCCGTGCGTTGGAGCATGGCGAGAATCGCCTCGCGCTCGGCCAGCATCGCCGCCCGCTTGCCGATGTCCTTCAGCGACAGCTCCCCGGTGGGCGCGGGCGGCGGCGGCGGCTGCGGCACGTCGAAGGGATTGACGTAGCGCGGCGCGGGCACCACCGCGTTCGCGGACTCCATCACCATGGGCGCGTGCGCGGGCGGAGCCAGCGGCGCGACGGACGCCAGGCCGAAGGCGGCGCCGCGCGACGGCATCTCCAGCACCTGCACGGCGGGCGGCGGCGTGCGGAAGCCCTCGTCGTGCGCGCGGCCAAAGGGGCCACCGTCGTCACCCGCGTAGGACGTGGGCAGGGACGGCGCGCTCGCGGGAGCGCGGACCGCGGCCCGCAGCTCGTCGAGCACCAGCGTCGGGTCCTTCAGCACGCACAACCGGCGGACCATGTTCTCCAGCTCGCGCACGTTGCCCGGCCAGTCGTAGTCCGCGAAGGCGTGCAGCACCTCCGTGGGCAGCTCGGACACGCCGCTGAGGTAGCCGCGGCCGTACTTCTTGAGGAAGTGGTCCGTCAGCGGAACCACGTCCTCGCGGCGCTCGCGCAGCGCCGGCAGGCGGATGGCCACCACGTTGAGGCGATAGAAGAGGTCCTCGCGGAAGTTGCCCAGCGCGATTTCCTTCTCCAGGTCGCGGTTGGTGGCCACGACGACGCGGCTGTCCACGCGCACGCTCTTCTTGCCACCGACGCGGAAGAACTCCTCGTCCTGGAGCACCTGGAGCAGCTTGGCCTGGAGCCGGATGGCCATTTCGCCAATCTCGTCCAGGAAGATGGTGCCCTGGTCGGCCAGCTCGAACTTGCCGGGCTTCTCCGCGGTGGCGCCGGTGAAGGCGCCGCGCTCGTGGCCGAACAGCTCGCTCTCCAGCAGCTCGCCGGGCAGCGCCGCGCAGTTCACCTTGATGAACGGACGGTTGCGCCGCTGGCTGCGCGCGTGGATCTCCCGCGCGATGACCTCCTTGCCCGTGCCGGACTCCCCCAGCAGCAACACGGGGACGTCCGTGTCGGCGATGCGCTCCACCAGCGCACGCGCGCGGCGCATGGCCGGCGAGGTGGAGATGAGGACGCGCTGCTCCTGCGCCGAATCCACCACCGGAATCACCGTGCGCGAGGGCAAGATGGGCGCCACGGCCTGACGCTCCGGCGCCCGCGTCCCCAGGGCCCGGGCCAGCGCGTCCTGGAGCTCGTCGTTGCCGAACGGCTTGGCCAGGTAGTCGCTGGCGCCCATCTTCATCGCCCGAACGGCGTCGTCCGCCCCCGCCAGCGCGCTGAGCACGATGACGGGCGCGCCGCCGCCCATGGACTGGTAACGGCGCAGCACTTCCAGGCCGCTCATCTCGGGCATCACCACGTCCAGCAACACCGCGTCGAAGGAGCCCCCTGAGAGCATCTCCAGCGCCTGGGTGCCACTCGCGGCACAGCGCACCTGGTACCCCGCACTTCCGAGCAGCTCGGACAGAAACGTGCGCACCGCCTCTTCGTCATCCACCACCAGCACCGCGATCCGGTCCATCCCCTCGCCTCCACTCGCCCGCTGCATCGAAGTCCTACCCACCCTCACACCGACAGCCGGGACGTGCTCCCGACCATCCGGCGATACTCACGCGCGCGTCGCATGTCCTGCTGCGCCGCGCTCAACAGCTGCGTGGGCGTGCCCACCGAATCCGGGAAGCTCACCGTTCCCAGCTCCAGTGACGTGCGCACCACCTTCCCCTCCACCTGGAAGCGGGCCGTGTCGAAGCGCGCCGCCACGCGGGATACCACCTCCTGAACCGACTCCGCGGGCGTTCCCGGGAGCATCAGCGCGAATTGACAGTCACCCACCCGTGCCACCGCGTCCGCGTCGCGCACCGTCTGCCCCAACACCACCGCGCTGTACACCAGCAGACGCTCCGCCATGCCGCGTCCAAACTCCTTGCGAAAGGCCGACCAGCCCCCCACTTCCGCCGCCACCACGGAGAATCCACCGCCGTAGCGCTCCGCCCGCCGCGCTTCCAGGCTGATGAGCTCCAGCAGGAAGGGCCGGTTGTAGAGCCCCGTCACCGGGTCATGAAGCGCCTGGGCCGTGCCGGCCTCCTCCCCCGCGGCGGCCCGCAGCACCGCGTCCTTCAGCTTCAGTTGCGCGTGAAGCTTCGTCGCCAGCTCCGAGCCACTGCCCGAACGAGGCACCAGGTCCACGCACTGCCCCCGCTCCAGGCAGTACCGCCGGGCCTCGGCGTCCCGCTCATCCACCAGGTAGAGCAGCGGCACCGCGCCATGGCTGAGCTGCCGCAACCGGCGCGCGACCTGGACGGCCGCGAAGTCAGGCGCCTGCGCGGCCAGCAGCACCGCGGCTGGTCGGATGACCTCGAAGAGTGGCACCGCCGCGTCGAAGCGCGTCACGGGCACCACCCGGAAGCCGGCCTCCGCCAGGAGCAGCCGGGTCTGTTCCAGGTCTGCCGCTCGTGGCTCGACGACGAGCACGGTGGGCGGCTGTCCGGCCTTGCCCACTCGCTTCCTTCGCACACCCACCGTTCCACCTTCCCGCGTGAACTTTTCTCCGCCGCTTTTCGAGGCCCACCCCGGATTTACAGCCTCGAACCCCATCCTGACTTCCACATCCCCTCGAATTTACTAGAGAAGGGAAGCGGGCTACCCATTCTGGGCAGCGGATTTAGCAATGGTTGTGCCACCTTTGACCTCATGCAGCCGCGCCTCGAACTCCGCGGCGTCCACGCGGTGCTTGAAGGCAGGCACCCCTTCGATGACGACCACGGGGATGTCGTAACGCCAGGCGGTGAAGGCCTCCGCATCCTCCAGGATGGAGATGATCCGCAGCTCGAAGGGGATGCGAGCGCGCACGGACTCCACGACGGCGGCCGCCTTGTCACAGAGGGAGCAATTGGGTTTCGAGTAGATATCGACGCGCATGCGGGGCAGGATGAACGGTTAATGCGTGGCTTGTCTGGCGACTTCTCGACGATGCCTCTCAAGGACCTCGTCGTCTATCTTGGGAACCGGCGAGCGACGGGGTCCCTGAAGGTGGAGCGTGGGGACGTGCGCAAGCAACTCGAACTGCGCGAAGGCCATGTGGTCAGCGCCAGTTCCAACCAGCCGCGCGAGTTCTTCGGTCAGTTCCTCATCAATATGGGGCACCTGACCGAGGACCAGCTGGAGAAGGCGTTTTCGACCCAGGCGCAGACGCGCATCTTCCTGGGGAAGATCCTGGTGATGACGGGGCTGGTGCCGGAAGCCACCGTTCGCGGCACGCTCAGCCACAAGTTCCGGGAGATGATTCTCGACGCCTTCCATTGGGAGGACGGCGACTTCCTCTTCGAGGCGGCGGACACGGCGCCAGAGGTCGCGGGACTGGAAGTCAGCGTGGACCTGCTGGACGTCCACCGCGAGGGCGAGTTCCGGGAGACGGCCTGGCAGGCCATCCACGCCGTCTTCCCCTCCGGCGCGGTCCGGCTCTCGGTGGACGAGCGCAAGCTGCCCGAGCGAAAGCCCGGGAGCATGGACGAGCGCATCGTCCAGCTCATCAAGGAAGGCCTCACCATCGACGGCATCGCGCTGGCGCTGCACGCCACGGACTTCTTCCTCTACCAGCGGCTGTATGCGCTCTATCGCCTGGACGCGGTGAAGGTGTCCGACGAGCCGCCCGAGTCCGAGATGTCCGTGGTGGAGGAGGAGAACGGAGAGCGGGGCATCATCGGCTCGGAGACGTCGTCGGACGAGGTGCTCCAGGCCGCGCAGCTCTTCCTCGACGCGGGCAACGCGCGGGACGGCGAGGCGCTGGCGCGGCGAGCGCACGAGATGTCGCCCTCCCCTCGCACGGCGGAGTTCGTCAAGGCGGCCCAGGAGAAGCTCCTGGAGCACCTGCGCCGGGAGCTGGCCGACCCGCCCAGGGTCCCCACGCTTCAGGTCGCGCCCGGGCACCTGAAGACGCTCCAGCTCTCCGCGCCGGAGCGCTACCTGCTGTCACGCATCGATGGACGGCGCGACGTGGCCGCCATCGTCCACGTGTCGCCGCTGCAGGAGCTGGATGCGCTGAAGTACTTCGCCGGCTTCGTGGACGCGGCGCTGGTGAAGCTGGCGCCGCGCTGACGGCAGCGTCAGTGCTTGCCAGCGGCGGAGGCCGGGGCCGTCATCTCCACCGGCGCGGGCATCCGCTCCAAGCCCAGGCGGAGCGCCTCGCGGCCCAGCCAGGTGCCCCGGATGCGCCACTTCGGGTCATTGACGATGATGGCGGCCACGGCGACACGCGGGTTGTCCTTGGGCGCGAAGCCCACGAACCACGAGTAGTCGCGGAAGGGCTCGCGATCCGCCAGTGAGCCCGTCTTGCCCACGGCGTCATCCACGCGGAAGCCACGCTCGCGGAACACGGCGCGCGCGGTGCCGCTGGTGACAGTCTCTTCCAGCATCGCCGTGAGGTCCTTCGCGACCTCCGGCGTGAGGACGGGCTCGCCTTCCACCGGGAGCAGCGGCGCCGGGCCCTCGGGCTCGAAGAGGATGGGGTCCACCCAGCGGCCCTCGTTGGCGGCCACCGCGGCGACGAGCGCGCCGTGCAGCGGGGACAGGTACACGTCCCCGAAACCCGCGCCCGTGTTGGCCAGGCTGAACGTCTCCTCGGGGATGGCGGCGAGCGACACATCCGTCGGCACGGGGAACTCAATCTCACGGTTGAAACGGAAGCGGGCCGCCATGCGGCGCAGCGAGTCCACCGTGAGGTGCTTGTTCGTCAGCTTGGCGAAGATGACGTTGGCGCTCTTGCCCATGGCCAGCGCCAGCGAATAGCAGGAGCTGTCCCGCTCGCTGTCCTGCAGGTGCTTCTCGGAGATGCGCCGCTTGCCGCCGTGGAAGCACTCTTCGGTATCCGGCGTGACGCCGGCCTCCAGCAGCGCGCCGCCGGTGATGACCTTGAAGATGCTGGCCGCGGGGAACACCGCGCGAACCGGCAGCCCTCGCAGCTCCGGCCTCGCCGCCGAATGCTCCGCCAACGCCAGCACCCGTCCGGTGGACGGCTCCAGCACCACGGCCGCGCCGTAGGGCGTCTCGTAGTTGCGGAGGATCTGCGTCAGCGACGCTTGCAGCACCGGGTCGATGGTGAGCTGCTTCTTCTTGCCGCCCTTCTCCTTCACCACCAGCTTCCCGCCCTCCAGCGTCGCGCGCCCCATGAGGTCCGCGGACTTGGGAAGCGGCTTCACCGTGGCGATGGGCGGCGCCTTCTCGCGCGAGGGCACGGGCACGGGGGGCACCATCCCCGGCTCCGCGGCGAGCGCCGCCAGTCCGCCGTCCGGCGACTCGCCCCCGAGCACCGCTGCGGCGGAGACGGCGGCGGATCCGGAAGTCCCCGCATCAGGCTGGGCGCCCTGGGACGCCGTGGCGGCCCCGGACGTCCCCGCGTCCGCCTGGGCGGCCTGCGACGCCGTGCCAGGGGCGGCGACCACCACCCCACCGTCTTCGGAGACACCGGCGGACGCGGGCTGCTCCGGCTCGGTCGCTCCAATGACGAGGACCAGGGGGAGCAGCGCGGCGGCGGACAGGAGACGGCGGTGGAAGCGCATTGCTACGAGGGGCTCCGGGGGGTGAGCGACGGCTGGATCCTACCGGCTGGGGGCGCGCTGTCCACGGATGCCTCCCTGGTCGCTTCCGTCCCTCGGTGAAATCAGAAACTTGGCGGAGGGGTGTGCAACTCCGCTAGGTTCGCCCACACTTTGGACGGATTGAAAGAAACGGTGGTCATCTGGAGCGCCGAGCTCCGCCGGGCCGTGCGCAGTGGCCGGACGGTGGTGCTGCTCGGCCTCTACAGCATGTTCTCCGCGTTGGTGCTGCTGGTGGTCGGCTGGCTCGCGGGCGAAGTCCGCAGCGCCGTCGCCAAGCAGTTGGAAGGCGCGGGCGCGGATGCGAGCGCCTCCGTGCAGCTCAACGAGGAGATGCGCAAGGGCGTGCTGGGATTCCTCACCAGCAACGACTCCGCGATGATCGAGGCCCTGGCGCAGGTGCCGCTGGAGGTGTTGATCGTCTTCAAGATCACCCTCTTCTTCCTGCCCGCGTACATCGCGCTGATGGGCTTCGATCAGATCAGCGGTGAAGTGGGCCCACGCTCCATGCGCTACCTCACGGTGCGCGCGCGACGCTCGTCGGTGCTGCTGGGCAAGTTCCTGACGCAGGCGACGCTGCTGCTCGGCCTGGTGCTCATCATCGACCTGGCCATCTTCATCTACGCCCGCGTGGCCAACCCGGACTTCAGCTTCCCCGCCGTGGCGCTCAACCTGCTGAAGTTCTGGCTGGCGGCCATCGTCTTCTCGCTGGCCTACGTGGCCCTCACGACGCTGTGCTCCAGCCTGTTCCGCTCGCCAGCGGTGAGCCTGGTCTTCAACTTCATCCTGCTGTTCGTCTTCTGGCTGATGGACACCATCGGCCGGGCCTCGGGTGACACGGGCAACCTGCGCTTCCTGCGCTACCTGTCCCCGTCGTACTACGCCGGCGACCTGCTGCATCCGGGCCTGGCGCAGTTCGGCGCGAGCGGAGCCGCCTACGCGGTCTTCGCGTTCGTCTTCCTGATGGCGGCCTACGGCATCCTGCGCGCGAGGGACCTGTGAGCGACGTGGCCATTGAACTGTTCGGCGTCTCCAAGCGCTTCGGCCCCAAGGTCGCCGTCAACGGCGTCAGCTTCTCCGTGCCCAAGGGCGCGGTGTACGGGCTCATCGGCCCCAACGGCGCCGGCAAGACGACCACCTTCTCCATGATGTGCGGCTACCTCTACCCGTCCGAGGGCTCGCTCAAGGTCATGGATGTGGACCCCACCACCCCGGGCGCCCTCAAGGGCCGCCTGGGCGCGCTGCCGCAGGACGCGGTGCTGCCGCCCGGCTGGGAAGTGGGCGCGCTGCTGACGTACTGGGCGCGGCTGTCCGCCCTGGCCGAGCCGGAGCGTGAGGCGCGCGAGGCCCTGGACAAGGTGGGCCTCATGGAGGCCTGGAACGTCCAGACGCAGGCGCTCAGCCACGGCATGGCCAAGCGCGCCGCCATGGCCCAGGCCCTCATGGGCAGCCCGCCGTTGGTGCTGCTGGACGAGCCCACCGCCGGGTTGGATCCGCGCGTCGCCGCCCAGGTGCGCCAGGTCATCCGCGACATGAAGGGCCGGCAGACGGTGGTGGTCTCCAGCCACAACCTCCAGGAGCTGGAGGAGCTGTGTGACGCGGCCGCCATCCTCGACAAGGGCACGCTCGCCCAGGCGGGGAGCATGAATGAGCTCACCGGCCAGGGCGCCGAGTTCCGCGTCCAGATTGCTCGCGGCAGCGTCATCATCCCGGAGCTCACGGTGATGCCCCACGTCACGGACGCGCGCATGGAGAGCGACACCGTGCTGCGCGTGCGCTTCAGCGGCGGCGTGGCGCCCGAAGAGGTCATCAGCCAGGTGGTGCGTCACCTGCTGCAGCACGACGTGCTCATCCTGGGCGTCAGCCGCGGCCAGCGCCTGGAAGATCGCGTCCTGCAGATGCTCTGAAGCAAGGCGTGGGCTGGCGGCAGGCGGCTCAACCCGCCTTGCGCACCCAGCCCACGTAGAGGCGCTCCCGGCGCTCCATGCGGACCAGTGGATTCCCCGTAGCCTCGCACCATGCGGGAAGGTCCGCCTCCAACCCGCGATCCGTGGAGACGAGCTCCACGAGCGTCCCTGGCGCCAGGGCTCTCATGGCCTTGGCGAGCTCCAGGATGGGCATGGGGCACAAGGCCCCTCGAGTGTCGATGCGCACGGCGGCGTCCATGATCGGGACTCTGACGGAATTTTTCCGAAGTCTCCCGAGTTTTGGGGCCCCTGAGGGGGCGCGGCTCCCTGGAAGGCCAGAGCGGCTTGCTTGCGCGTCTGGAATTCCCTCTGTTAAGACCGCCGCCCTCTGCCCTCGTTGAAAACCCGCTCGGGCCCACAATGCCGGCCCCATGGCGAAGGAGCAAGACCCACTCATGAAGCCCAATGTCATCGTGGCCCTGCTGGTCGGCCTGGTGCTCGGGTTCGTTGGCGGCCGCGTCACCACTGGCCCGTCCACGAAGTCCGAAGTCGCCAAGGCCGCACCGAACTCTCCCGCCGCCCCGGCGCCGGGTGGACGCCGTCCGGTGGATCCCACCGTGTTCAAGGTGCCCATCGAGAACTCGCCGACCCACGGCAGCGCCGACGCGCTCGTCACCGTGGTGGAGTTCTCCGACTACGAGTGCCCCTTCTGCAGCCGGGCGAACGTCACCATCGAGAAGCTCCAGGAGCAGTACGGCAAGAAGCTCCGCGTGGTGATGAAGCAGAACCCCCTCTCCTTCCACCCGCGCGCCAAGCCCGCGGCCATCGCCGCGATGGCGGCTGGCGAGCAGGGCAAGTACTGGGAGTACCACGCCAAGCTCTTCGCCAATCAGAAGAAGCTGGATGACGCGTCCCTGGAGCAGTACGCCAAGGAGCTGGGCCTGAACCTGGACAAGTGGAAGGCCGAGCTGAACAACCCCAAGTTCCAGGACATCATCACCCGCGACCAGGCCCTGGCCGGCCAGCTGGGCGCCAGCGGTACCCCGGCCTTCTTCATCAACGGCCGCTTCCTGTCGGGCGCGCAGCCCATCGCCAACTTCCAGGCCCTCATCGACGAGGAGCTGGTCAAGGCGGAGAACCTGGTGAAGAGCGGCGTGCCCGCCTCGCAGGTGTACGCGAAGATCATCGAGAAGGGCTCCGAGCGTGCCGCGCCCAAGGCGCAGCCGCAGCAGCCCGCCGCCGCGGTCCGCAAGGTGGAGATCCCCTCGGACTCGCCCTCCTTCGGCCCGGCCACCGCCAAGGTGACCATCGTCGAGTGGTCTGACTTCGAGTGCCCCTTCTGCAGCCGCGTGGGCCCCACCCTGTCGAAGATCAAGGAGAGCTACGCCAAGGACGTGCGCGTGGTGTTCCGTCACCAGCCGCTGCCCTTCCACCCGAACGCGAAGCTGGCCGCCGAGGCCTCGCACGCCGCGCACGAGCAGGGCAAGTTCTGGGAGTACCACGACAAGCTCTTCGCCAATCAGAAGGCCATGGATCGCGCCTCGCTGGAGAAGTACGCGCAGGAGCTGGGCCTGAACCTCGCCAAGTTCAAGGCCGCCCTGGATTCGGGCAAGTTCAAGGCGAAGGTCGAGGCCGACATGGCCGCCGGCAACGCCCTGGGCGCCAACGGCACCCCGACCTTCTTCATCAACGGCCGTGAGTTCGTCGGCGCGCAGCCCTTCGAGGCCTTCAAGCGCGTCATCGACGAGGAGATTGGCAAGGCGGACAAGCTGCTCGCCGCCGGCACCAAGCCCGAGGAGCTCTACGCCAAGCTGAACGCGGAGAACGTCGCCAACGCCCCGACGGCGCCCGCCGCGGCCCCTGGCGCTCCGGCCGAGCCCCCGGTCCAGAAGGTGGACGTGGGCAACGCCCCGGTGAAGGGCGACAAGAACGCGCCCGTCACCATCGTCGCCTTCTCCGACTTCGAGTGCCCCTTCTGCAGCCGCGTGGTGCCCACGCTGAAGCAGTTGGAGGACCAGTACGGAGGGAAGATCAAGGTCGCCTTCAAGAACCAGCCGCTGCCCTTCCACGCCAACGCCAAGCTGGCCGCCGCCGCCGCGCTGGCCGCGCACGAGCAGGGCAAGTTCTGGGAGTACCACGACAAGCTCTTCGCCAATCAGCGCGCGCTGGACCGCGCCTCGCTGGAGAAGTACGCGCAGGAGCTGGGCCTGAACGTGGACAAGTTCAAGGCCGCGCTGGACCAGGGCAAGTTCAACGCGCAGATCGAGGCCGACATGGCGCAGGCCAGCCAGCTGGGCGCCAACGGCACCCCGACGTTCTTCATCAATGGCCGCACGCTCGTGGGCGCCGTGCCCGTGGACGCGTTCAAGCGCGTCATCGACGAGGAGCTGAAGAAGCTCGGCGGCGCGGTGGCCGACTCGAAGTAGTTCCCGCCGGGGCCCGGGTGCCCTGACGCGACAAAGGCCGTCGGACTC
Above is a window of Myxococcus virescens DNA encoding:
- a CDS encoding GGDEF domain-containing protein — translated: MGFEAVNPGWASKSGGEKFTREGGTVGVRRKRVGKAGQPPTVLVVEPRAADLEQTRLLLAEAGFRVVPVTRFDAAVPLFEVIRPAAVLLAAQAPDFAAVQVARRLRQLSHGAVPLLYLVDERDAEARRYCLERGQCVDLVPRSGSGSELATKLHAQLKLKDAVLRAAAGEEAGTAQALHDPVTGLYNRPFLLELISLEARRAERYGGGFSVVAAEVGGWSAFRKEFGRGMAERLLVYSAVVLGQTVRDADAVARVGDCQFALMLPGTPAESVQEVVSRVAARFDTARFQVEGKVVRTSLELGTVSFPDSVGTPTQLLSAAQQDMRRAREYRRMVGSTSRLSV
- a CDS encoding glutaredoxin family protein, whose translation is MRVDIYSKPNCSLCDKAAAVVESVRARIPFELRIISILEDAEAFTAWRYDIPVVVIEGVPAFKHRVDAAEFEARLHEVKGGTTIAKSAAQNG
- a CDS encoding DUF4388 domain-containing protein, which encodes MRGLSGDFSTMPLKDLVVYLGNRRATGSLKVERGDVRKQLELREGHVVSASSNQPREFFGQFLINMGHLTEDQLEKAFSTQAQTRIFLGKILVMTGLVPEATVRGTLSHKFREMILDAFHWEDGDFLFEAADTAPEVAGLEVSVDLLDVHREGEFRETAWQAIHAVFPSGAVRLSVDERKLPERKPGSMDERIVQLIKEGLTIDGIALALHATDFFLYQRLYALYRLDAVKVSDEPPESEMSVVEEENGERGIIGSETSSDEVLQAAQLFLDAGNARDGEALARRAHEMSPSPRTAEFVKAAQEKLLEHLRRELADPPRVPTLQVAPGHLKTLQLSAPERYLLSRIDGRRDVAAIVHVSPLQELDALKYFAGFVDAALVKLAPR
- a CDS encoding penicillin-binding transpeptidase domain-containing protein, yielding MRFHRRLLSAAALLPLVLVIGATEPEQPASAGVSEDGGVVVAAPGTASQAAQADAGTSGAATASQGAQPDAGTSGSAAVSAAAVLGGESPDGGLAALAAEPGMVPPVPVPSREKAPPIATVKPLPKSADLMGRATLEGGKLVVKEKGGKKKQLTIDPVLQASLTQILRNYETPYGAAVVLEPSTGRVLALAEHSAARPELRGLPVRAVFPAASIFKVITGGALLEAGVTPDTEECFHGGKRRISEKHLQDSERDSSCYSLALAMGKSANVIFAKLTNKHLTVDSLRRMAARFRFNREIEFPVPTDVSLAAIPEETFSLANTGAGFGDVYLSPLHGALVAAVAANEGRWVDPILFEPEGPAPLLPVEGEPVLTPEVAKDLTAMLEETVTSGTARAVFRERGFRVDDAVGKTGSLADREPFRDYSWFVGFAPKDNPRVAVAAIIVNDPKWRIRGTWLGREALRLGLERMPAPVEMTAPASAAGKH
- a CDS encoding ABC transporter permease; translated protein: MCNSARFAHTLDGLKETVVIWSAELRRAVRSGRTVVLLGLYSMFSALVLLVVGWLAGEVRSAVAKQLEGAGADASASVQLNEEMRKGVLGFLTSNDSAMIEALAQVPLEVLIVFKITLFFLPAYIALMGFDQISGEVGPRSMRYLTVRARRSSVLLGKFLTQATLLLGLVLIIDLAIFIYARVANPDFSFPAVALNLLKFWLAAIVFSLAYVALTTLCSSLFRSPAVSLVFNFILLFVFWLMDTIGRASGDTGNLRFLRYLSPSYYAGDLLHPGLAQFGASGAAYAVFAFVFLMAAYGILRARDL
- a CDS encoding ABC transporter ATP-binding protein — encoded protein: MSDVAIELFGVSKRFGPKVAVNGVSFSVPKGAVYGLIGPNGAGKTTTFSMMCGYLYPSEGSLKVMDVDPTTPGALKGRLGALPQDAVLPPGWEVGALLTYWARLSALAEPEREAREALDKVGLMEAWNVQTQALSHGMAKRAAMAQALMGSPPLVLLDEPTAGLDPRVAAQVRQVIRDMKGRQTVVVSSHNLQELEELCDAAAILDKGTLAQAGSMNELTGQGAEFRVQIARGSVIIPELTVMPHVTDARMESDTVLRVRFSGGVAPEEVISQVVRHLLQHDVLILGVSRGQRLEDRVLQML